In the genome of Dermacentor andersoni chromosome 3, qqDerAnde1_hic_scaffold, whole genome shotgun sequence, one region contains:
- the LOC126524605 gene encoding sulfotransferase 2A8-like: MPGRRPYRQVIDGVPRCPLVNPAIFRKSLSFRAAKGDVVQSTYPKSGSHWIQYLTQLILNGGKPISSYDEFTGNFRAIEYMDSDGWESPLPVRLFVTHQPLMREFMNKDAKYIYIARNPWDVCVSQFRMTTDLSSSQFEDGTFEEFFEPFIEGDLGYGSYFDHVASAYAIKDEPNVFFVTYEELKNYTKDTILRLASFLGETYEKALIENRQMLQNILQWSKPEHMRKVIVFNLKGNETAEWNDLFVRNKITSKEGYNGDNTKYALVKEAKVGGWKEYFTPELLARFEKKIQENEDQASFMELWEGIRKEAFTVLSQSSVYQDSSVS; this comes from the coding sequence ATGCCAGGTCGAAGGCCCTACCGGCAAGTCATCGACGGTGTTCCGAGGTGCCCACTGGTTAATCCGGCTATATTTCGGAAAAGTCTCTCTTTCCGCGCTGCCAAGGGTGACGTTGTGCAGAGCACCTACCCAAAAAGTGGGTCCCATTGGATTCAGTACCTCACGCAGCTAATACTCAACGGAGGAAAACCCATCAGCTCCTACGACGAGTTCACTGGAAACTTCCGGGCAATCGAGTATATGGATTCTGATGGCTGGGAGTCGCCTCTACCTGTGAGACTGTTCGTGACGCATCAGCCACTCATGCGAGAGTTTATGAACAAGGACGCTAAGTACATCTACATCGCTCGGAACCCATGGGACGTCTGCGTCTCGCAGTTTCGAATGACCACAGACCTCAGCAGCTCACAGTTCGAGGATGGCACATTCGAAGAGTTCTTCGAACCCTTCATCGAGGGAGACTTGGGCTACGGAAGCTACTTTGACCACGTGGCATCTGCGTACGCCATCAAAGACGAACCGAACGTGTTCTTCGTGACTTACGAAGAGCTCAAGAATTACACTAAAGACACAATTTTGCGACTTGCTAGCTTCTTGGGTGAGACATACGAGAAGGCTCTGATCGAAAATCGGCAAATGCTACAAAATATTCTTCAATGGTCCAAACCAGAACACATGAGGAAAGTCATCGTGTTTAATCTCAAAGGCAACGAGACGGCGGAATGGAATGATCTCTTTGTCAGGAATAAGATTACGAGTAAAGAAGGCTACAATGGAGACAACACAAAGTACGCGTTGGTAAAAGAAGCCAAAGTGGGAGGCTGGAAAGAGTACTTCACTCCTGAACTGCTCGCCCGTTTtgagaagaaaatacaggaaaaCGAGGATCAGGCATCGTTTATGGAGCTGTGGGAAGGCATTCGAAAGGAGGCGTTCACAGTACTCAGCCAATCTTCGGTGTACCAGGACTCTTCCGTATCTTAA